The Ovis aries strain OAR_USU_Benz2616 breed Rambouillet chromosome 2, ARS-UI_Ramb_v3.0, whole genome shotgun sequence nucleotide sequence CGAGGTTGGAGTCGGGGAAGagggacgggggggggggggtttagGAGGTTTAGAAGGAGCgagaacaaagggtttaagccattcCCGCGGGTTTCtcactagatcctgccagaccagaatgtagggagTCTGGTCTGGGTGCCCGGCAGGACTAGGGGTAAgcaccctctctttaactgcctggataatttggggattgaaggttccctcttgtggccatccgacgtcaaaggtgggccactcagcggaacagaaagtcaccaatttgctcttcttcaccagtaacgaaagattctgagctctagacttaaaatcagaaaaatggtctGTCATCAGAGACAGCGGAGTAGAAGTAGATTGCCCCATGGGTACAGAGAACACGGACAATGACAACAAGACTCACACGGACAGTGCCCGCACACAGAGTCACAAAAATGACCCAACAAACAGATTCCAACTCTCAATATTACTTTCAGTCTCCTTTATAGCACTAGAGACCCCTTCTCTACTTGCAAGTGTCTTACCGTCAGGACGTCCTCAGTGCCAGCTGCCCTCCCGGTTTGCTACCGGGGACCCGGCCTTACGCTGGGCTTGCCTTTTCACTTTACAcctagatgcctccccagtacgatactGGGCCCCGGACTTAATCTAGGCCTCTGCACTGctagcaccggtgctcagagctctcaACTCCTAACGAGATTattcccttctaccaggagagttgtcctccccggtAGGCCGGAGcctcccggacgagcccccaaatgttatgcaccgagcccgtatctccaaacCAACCGAGAGAGCGAACAAGTCCACCAtggtaatgcaaaggcaagaagggaattttttatttctagcgcgctagggctcaagCCTCATCCGACGCAGCGGAATCAGACGAGAGCCCCGAACAAAGCAGtatggcggtttatatacagtcagctctttgtctcagttacagggtaCTTGGCGATACCTGATTGGACAGGCAGAATGAGCTCATGCAACGCCTTCCTTATGCTATCGCATATAGAAATTTTTCCTTATTTGGTTAAGGAATGttcttcaagaaaacaggaaacatgactcagATCCCCGGCGCTGTTATGTACCTCATTGAGCCGACCAGCCTGCCTAACAATTCTGACCGTTTTTAAGCGTACGATTCAGTTCCCTTTATTCCTGGATGAAATATACCCCCCATCCACGGACCACTGGAGCCTGCGTGATGCGGCCCTGACCGCCTCTCTGTCTTCACCCGTCACCACCCCCTAGCCTTGCCCCGTGTTCCAGCCTCTTTGGCTTTCATACTGCTCATGCAACTCACCAGGCGTGTGGGCATTAAACTTGCTGCTCCCTCCACCTGCAAATCTCGAGCTCTTGGTCTGCCTCATCTTTTCTCCTTAATTATATCTCTGATCAAATGTTATCTTCAAAGAGAGGCCCTTCTCGGCCATCTAAAAGCAGGGGTTGGCAAGCTTTTTCccataaagggccagatagtaaatattttatgccTTTAGGTCCATGTTGTAACCCCTCTCTCTCCCGTGGTAGGACCCAAGCAGCCGGAGGGAACGTGTGAATTGGTGTGTGTGGATGCATGCCAGAAACACTATTTGCAAGCAGAAGTCTGGATTTGCCTGTGGGCTGTTGTTTGCTGACCTTTGACCTAGAGTCAGCTCCACCTTCAGTCACTCTCAGCTCCTTTCCTCTGCATTTTTTCCCTCTGTAGCCCTCATCACTCTCAGCAACTCTAACTGTTGATTTATTTTGCTCCTTATTCGTCTGTCTTCCACACTAGACTATAATGCCTGTGAGTGTAGGGCTTGGCCTGTCTTTTCACCACTGTCTCGCCAGAGCAAGGTCAATGCCTAGCACAGAACAGACACTcactcagtaagtatttgctgaatgaaagaataatTTCCAGTGATTCATGCAAGCTTGGGAAGGCCTTAGGAGTCAGCCAACCCAGCTAACAGGAAAGTCGCTGTGTCTCTTCACTTGGCCTGGCTTGGCTCCCGGGGCCCGGAAGAACAGGGAAGAGTCTGGGAGATCCATTCCAGAAATAAAGAGAAGTCGCTTACCTCTCTCATGACCTGTCTGCAAGCCCCGCAGGGTGAGATAAAATCATCTTGCAAGTCACTGCGGAAGCAGAGAAAGCATGGATCAGTCTCTTTGGAAACATGAGAATAATTGCTTAAATTCAGGAGTCCTTCCTGCCTGCAGATTAAGTCAAATCCCTCCAGGCagttcctggttcacagatgAGCCATGGCCTAGAGGCTGAGAAGAAGTAGACAGAACTTTCCACACTTGCAAGAGGCAAGACCATGGGTAGGACTATTCTTTCCATTGGTGTGTTCAATGAATGTTTAGTGAACACTTACTGTCACCCACAACCCAGGGACACAAAGGTTAAAGCGAATTTGTCTCTGGCCTTCAGCCCAGTGGGTGACAAAGAAAACTAGATGAGTTATCATTTCAAACAACACACGGTAAGAACACACAGTAAGCAGGAGCTGATTCTTGActagggagggagagagagtgttccatggaggaggtgacattgaCCTGGTCCTTGGAGGAAGCGTAGAGTTCGTAAGTCATCATTAGTGAGCACCTGATCTGCTCCAAGCTCTGGACCAGGCACTTAcagacattatctcatttaattctcagtaTAACCTGAGCATCCAGATGACCATTTCATCATCAAGGACACAGGTTCACTAAGATGAAGCAACAGTGCTATTCTGAAGCTCTGGGTTGTCCTCTGTTGCAGACAGGATGTAGTAAAGGTCCTGAGGCataaaaaaataagacacatGCGAGTCCTTGAAAGAACTGGGCAGCTTGCATCTGAGAAAGTTGGAGAAGAGAGGCTTACAGCCAAGGGGTTGTCTCTGAGAATGAAGGCACCCGCAGGCAGCCCTCCAGTTCTGAGCAGGACAAAGGATGGTGTTTAAAGAAAGAGGAAACTGTAGGAACCTCCAAGCCTGATGAAGCATCAGAGGTTAAGCCAGTGGTCACCATCACCTTTGCGCTTCTAAGACCCACAGTTCTCTGATGTCTCTGGAAGATCGCAGGATTTAAAATCCAGTTCTTGATCAGTTCCTCCTTTTGTTAATTATGTGTGATTTTGACCAAGTCAGTTTAACCCGTGCAAGGGTCATTTCTTTGCCTATAAAATGTGGGGAATGTCATCCACATTGTAGAAATGCTAGGATAAAATGTGCCAAGAACTTCCTAAACTTTAGAATGCTATACACACATTATTACTGCCTATACTAGTCTCTGGGCATTATTCCTTTAGATAGATAAGCTCTGTCATAAATTTCATACCttgtcatatatagttttttatACACTATGTGCTTTATGtggtataatattatataattaatttacctattttgtattaataataattatcataTTGTTTAATAGATGCCTAGAATGTGCCAGAATCCCTCCAAAGCATCTTATAGTGTTTCTCATGTTAACTGACAAACagttatttactgagcacctactatacaTCAGGGACTGTGCCGGGGATAGAGTGGTGAGCAAAACAGGTGAAATTCACTGCACTCGGGAGGTTTTGACTAATCAGGTGAACCAGATAACCAGCAAAACCATCAGCCTATCAGCCAACCACATACCAATTACAGCTAGAGACAGATACTGTGAATTGAATAAAGCAGCTGAGGGGAGAGAGAGTGGAGGGCTGCTGCTTTATTTAACCCTCATGACAACTCCCTTTTACCTGTGGGGGTCTAGGCAAAGAAAGTGTCTGCTCATGGAAAGGTGGGTCCTCACTGAGCACACTCACACTCCTAGCTATAGAGGGATCCCTTGGGGACCTGAGAGGGTGGGGACCCCTGTCCAGGATGCACGCTGAGCCAGATGAACCCTTCTGGTTACCAAGCGGCTGATGTTGCAGCCAGAGCCTCTCGTTAGCTCTTTGGAGGCTGTGCTTGGGTTTTTTTGGCGGCATCGTACAGCGTTCAGGATCTTCCCccgaccagggaccgaacccgtgccccctgcattagaagcacagaACGTtgaccactgcactgccagggaagtcctggactcTGTTactttggatttatttatttctggccgtgctgggtctttgttgctgcatgggctctCCTCTAGTCGTGGGGCGGGCTCTAGTCGTGGGGCGGGCTTCTCCCCGCGGGGctgctcttgttgtggagcacaggctctggggcgcccgggcttcagcagctgtggctcccgggctctggaacacaggctcaatagttgtgacgcGGGCTCAGTGGCTCCAGGGCGTGTGGGATCTCccgggatcagggatcaaacctgtgtctcttgcattggcaagcagattctttaccactgagtcacagggaagtccaccaagtttttttttttttaaattaattaatttggctgtgtggggtctcagctatggcatatgggatctagctccctgaacgaaagtgaaagtgaagtcactcagtcgtgtctgactctgcagccccatggactggggtcTGTAGACcgtaaccaggctcctccgtccatgggattttccaggcaagaacactggagtgggttgccatttccttctccaggagatcttcccgacccagggattgaacccgggtctcccacattgtaagcagacgctttaccgtctgagccaccaggaaagttccctgaccagggatcaaatccaggccccctgcattgggagcacagagtcttagttaCTAGACAAccagggatgtctctgctttttatttcattgcacGCATGTTGGCTGAGAGCTTGCTCTACACTAGGCAAGCCTGGGagggagcaacaaagacccgtcAGAGAATCCCAGCCTGCAGGGACCTTGATGTCTCAAAGGGAGATCAAATCTGTGTGTAAATGTCACAACTACAGGCAGACAGTGGTTAAGCTCAGGGGAGAGCTGGGACAAGAAGCATCCCAGAAGGTGCTGGGCACACAGGGACCTTCCTTCCTCTCATCCCCCACCCCTTTCCTCCACCCtctgcctcccctgcctcctgctgGGTACTGACAGTTTCCTGTGGTTTGTGCTGACCTTGGGCACACACTGAGGCCAGCTCATCAGACCTGACGGGCTGGAAACCTATCGACTTTGATGATGACAGCAGGGACCCCAGGGGGGCAAGCTCATCTCCTCGTTAGCCAAATCCCCCCTGAGCTGTGCACACCGCATTTCACAGATCTCGAGGGGGCTCTCTGAGACGGTGCACACCCATCAGCGCTAACAAGGGAGCTGGCACTTCCCATTCACTCTCTAAATCCACACTCTCAATTTAACAAATCATTAGCACAATAATGACTGCTTTTCCGGCTTGGGTATGCCAGTGCAGGCTGAGCACCCAGAGAGGAGCGGTTGGGCACTGGAAAAAATGCAGTTTTTGTGTCAACAAGGACATTTACTAATCATCACAAACAAAACCCAGTCATGTTGAAGAGCAGACAATGACCAAGAGAAAAAGTCTTTCAACTGGAACGTTCTAAACAGAGCAGGGCCACCTCACCATTCTCCTTTTGTTGACTTTGGCCTCCTTTTCCGCAGAATATCATTATTTTCTTGGATCAGCTTTGAAATTGAGTTATCCCCCccacctcttttttttcccctgaagtgtaATTCACATCCTGATCTCTGCTCATCCGCACAGAATGTTCCCAGGGTGGCCTCATTTATTCCTCCCAAAGCCGGAGGGAAGTCAGGACAGACCTTGGTCCCAGGGAGAGCTCTCGGAAGCTGGGGCCCTCCTCCAAAAGCGCTTCCTTGGCTCCAGTTACTCAGGGGAAGAAACCTTCAATAAAGTGGATCACCTCAGGGGCCAGACCAAGCCCCACTGAGGATCTTATCAAAGAAATGGAGGCTGGTTTCTGTCATGCAGACCCCATCAGCCTTGCTCCTGGTCCTCATATTTCTGCCAGAAAAGGCCTGCATCTCCTCGACAACGAAGAGATCATTTACTCCTAGTCCATGACCCATACACCCAGATGTCTCTAAAGACCAACACCGGGTCAGCCTTGTAGTCTCTTTCTGGGTAGATTCAACATTTCCTACCTATTTTCCCTGTACCGTTATCTTGCTAAGAGAACTCTCTCTCACAGACGATGCAACGGTACACACAAGAACAATTTATCATTAAATCAGAAGTGTAATGGGGTCTGAATTAATAAGACAGCCCATTCATATCACTTGAATCCTGAAGCCACTGAGTCTGGGTCCATAGCCAGAACTCAAAGAATTCCCTTCTAGGGCACAAGCGGGAACTTGGATATTTCTGTTTGGGGCATGTAGAGAGAGTTGATAAGTGCTCTTGTTCAGCCAGAACTCAGGCTGGAATCTGATCAGTTTAGACCATAACCTGGGTTGTCTGGCTGTCACCCCAACAGCCTGTCCTTTTATCCTGGTTCTTGCACCTAGGGGTGACTGATGCCAAGCAAAGGTGTCACCTCGCACAGTGAAGACGGGATCCCTGGATCGGCTCAAGGAGAGCAGGGAAGAGGGTCTCCTTTCCCGTCACAGCACAGCAAAGTAGAATGAGCTCTGGAGTCGGCCTCTAGAGATCTATCTGTCCCAGCTTTGCCACTAATTCCTAGGAAAGCTACTCATcctctctggatctcagtttcttcaactgtaaaatgggcacagtgGCCAGGAAGTCTAATCAGGTGACTTTTAGGTCCCTCTCGCTTTAGGTTTCTTAGTGGCCTTCTTATTGTATCTTGTAGGGATGCTATTGTACTTTGCACTACTATCAGAACAAGAACACACCTCCCTTTGTCTTAGAGTTGTCCTGATTGTTTACCTGCTCTTTAGGCTTACCAAGGGCAGAGTCTgtttcttatttatcttctaCTTTTAGCCCAGCCCctagagtgcctggcacataggaagtTCAGAATAAACGCcgcagatgaatgaatgaatgagtaacagGTGTGTGGTGGACGCTGGCTGAAGAGATGAATGAATATTGCCACGACTGGCCTTTCTCACTCACCTGGCAATAGCGATTGCCCTGAACTCTTTGTACCCTTCCGAGATGGCCTTCTGGATGGCAGTTCGTTCAGCACAGACGCTCAGCGGGTAGCAGGCATTTTCTATGTTGCACCCTGAGAAGAGAGGAGAGCCCAGTCGTGTTACCAGCAAAACCACTTCCTGCTGCATGTATTGAGTAAGAAGCTTGCCCCATTCCAGAGCTGGGAGGGACCCGCTACTCAGAACaaggtaggggaaggagagggcaatTTGACCAGAAGCCCTGGGAGGCTTGTGACTCACTGGTGTGGTGGCTTTGCCCAAGGACTTCCCACTCTCATCACTTCCTCAGTGCTGGCATTTTGAAGCAGAACCTGGGAGCAGGCGCAGCCTCACAGGGCTGATGAACCCACCCTCATTTTCCCAGCAGAGGTCAGGGCCAAGGGAGACGCTGAGGCTTAAGTAGGTGAGCAGAGCCCCCGCCTGGGTCTCAGAGACAGAAACCACAGCGTGGGGCATGGTGGCGATGCTGATTCAAAGATCGGGCCTGGGTCAAATTTTTGATGTGGATACCAGCTGTCAAAGTTCAACCAGGGTTCTCTGTGAGTTGATTTGCAAAACGGAAGTGTCAAAAGCAACAAACTAAGAAACAAAAAGCTCCCAGGCTTTGCAAAGGGTGTCTGTGATTATACAAGCCTTAAGGCCATCAATTTCCTCCAGTGAAAGGTGGGCTGCCAAGGTGGCACAGTCCGGAGTAAGGGAGTCCTCCCTGGTGGCCCTCTGTGGAGTGTCCCTGGGGACAAATGGACAAGGGCGCTTCCCAGGAGACAAAACACTGGCATAGCCAGAGTGGCTGACCAGTAGACTCCCCCTTCACAGGCAGGTGAGGCCATGAACCGATGGCCACAGGAGCTGGACTCTCCCTGGACCATCAGGGTGATAGACAGTATGTCACCCTTCACAGCTTGCCCTTCTCCCTGAGGCAGGATATTCATTGTTCCTCAGtattcattttctccttcttcctttaaGTAATACAGGTGATTCCCATTCCAATATGGCTGACCCCATGGCCGCTcagagactacatttcccagcctcccttgcagcatTTTGCCTAATAGGATGTGGCACAAAGTGAGGTGGGAAACTCCTGGATCACATCTTTTGTAAAGAGACTGTTTGCCTcgtcctctctcctctcctgcagagactggggtggggtgggacagCTTTGACCATGTGCTTTATGCTCATGCTCATGAGGATGGAATGGAAACAAAACAGAAGGACCTTGGAAACCTGGTCAACTCCTGGAGCAGGGTTGAGTGGCCTGCTTGCCCTGGTGCGTGTGtgcccagttgcttcagtcgtgtccgactctgcgaccccatggactgtagcctgccaggctcctctgtccatggggattctccaggcaagaatactggagtgggttgccatgccttcttccagaggGACCGTCcggacctagggatcgaacccatgtctcttaagtctcctgcactggccggcaggttctttactactagcgccacctgggaagccataactTGCCCTGGACCAGCTCTCATTATGGGAGAGGAAAAGAATTCGAGTCTCTGCATTTTGGGATCTTTTGGTTATAGTAACTTAACCTTTTTCCAACTAAAACAGAAATTTGCAGTAAAAATAAGATGTAGCTTtgacaaaaagaacaaaaccaaaactaaGTGGCCTTGGCTTAGCAGTTGggaatgggacttcccttgtagctcagttggtaaagaatctgcctgtaatgcagaaggcccggatttgatccctgggttgggaagatcccctggagaaggaaatggtgacccactccagtattcttctctggagccccccatggacagaggagcctgtcaggctacagtccgtggggtcacgagagttggacacgacttagcaactaaaccaatgTGAAGGAAAGCAAACATATGGCAAGAAGGAAAGCTGACGGCCCTTGATACTCCTGGCAGATTATTTGATAAAGCCCCAACTTGTAATAAACTAGAAGGCAAACTATATTACTGACTCAGAGGATTTTTCTACCTGGCACCGTGAGACAGCCCTGTGGCAAAGATCTGATTAAGGCTGTCATTTCCACCTAGCCATTGTTTCGGGTGCTTCAAGGTAGCCATCGTTCAAATGAGGCAGCAGGGTAGGGCTGGGCAGGGAAACCAGTTAGTAAAACAGGGGAGTTGGCAGGCTGAAGAACTATTGCACAGAAAGGATTCTTTGGGTGAGACAATTGAATAGCCAACGAAGCCAAAGGTCTGGCCTATAAAAGCCTGCGATTGTTCAATCCCTAGAGAAATCCAGGGCCCCCCCCAGACCCTACCATCAGAAGTAAGCTGAGAGAGCTGTGTGCCCTCCAGGAGGGCATTCTCTTGGACACCCACTTTGGCTGTATGGCCGAGGATGATAAATGGTCAAGGAAGAAGCTCCCAGAGGGCAAAGCCAGCAGCCTCAGTGGACAAGGGAGTTATCCCCAGGACGGAAAAGGGAGGCAAGGTGTACTCCAGTACACCAGTCTTCACACTTCTTGCCCCACAGACTTGGTAACTGCATGGACTGGTGGTCCACAGGTGTTCTGTTTCCCTAATGGGAGATTTGATGACCGCTAGTCTTTCCTGCTCCACATTGTGTGGTGCCTGAGCGGGTATGAAGTGAGGGGCAGATGACTATTTCTTAGTTTTCAGGCCCCTGGATTATCAGGGCCACATCTCAACCTGAGAAGGGGGACTGTGCACCACCAAGGGATCCTGCTGCTAGGGATGGATGCAGCGGCTGGGTGAACTTTGGGTTGTCACCCTCAGGAAGTTGTAAGTGGGTCCAATGTGTATGAAGAAAGAAGTACACAGATACAAGCCACAGGGGGTTTTATGGCAAAGACTTAATTGTTCTCAGTGTTCACACTCCCAGTAGAACCCACTGAAGTTTAGGGATTTCTCTCTGGCAATCCTGTGGTTAAGATTcggcacttccaatgcaggggggatgggttcgatccctggctgggaaactaagatcccacaggccaggaggtgaggccaaaaaaaaaaaaaaatctactggaGTTTAGTTGGGCACATCCCTACCTAGCTAGAAACtgctttcccagcctc carries:
- the CDA gene encoding cytidine deaminase isoform X1; translation: MAQERPSLVLEPQHVQRLLLSCQEAKKSAYCPYSRFPVGAALLTGDGRIFSGCNIENACYPLSVCAERTAIQKAISEGYKEFRAIAIASDLQDDFISPCGACRQVMRESRAQNLSLLVKKSKLVTFCSAEWPTFDVGWPQEGTFNPQIIQAVKERVLTPSPAGHPDQTPYILVWQDLVRNPREWLKPFVLAPSKPPKPPPPRPSSPTPTSLNPQVLVMKASEEKEEKQDEK